A segment of the Vallitalea okinawensis genome:
AGGGGCTGATCAACAAAAAAAGTATTATTACAAAGGCATTAAATTACCATAGCATTAACCCTTCTGACCCTATTGATGCGCTAGCGAAGGTGGGAGGATTAGATATTGCTGGTTTAGTAGGATGTTTTCTAGGAGCAGCATATTATAAAATCCCTATTGTCATTGACGGCGTTATTTCAGCAGCAGCGGCCTATACTGCATTTAAGATATCACCCATATCTAAAAATTATATGATACCATCCCATAGTTCATTAGAGCCTGCATATGAACGAATCATGAAAGAAATGGGTATGGAGCCGATGTTACTAATGGATATGCGCTTAGGTGAAGGAACGGGATGTCCCCTTGCCTTTTCTATAATAGATTCAGCTATGGCCATGATGGACCATATGGGGACATTCAAGGACATTGAGTTAGATACAGATTATTTAATTGATATAAGGTAGTAAAAACACTTAGTTAGTCTTCTATATTAAAAGATAGAAAGAAGATGTGAGGAAGAAAAGATGAAACATTTTATATTGACACTCCAATTTTTAACCCGTATACCTATACCCATTACCATTGAAGTAAAGGAAGATTCTTTTGCTAGAGGTGTTGCTTATTATCCACTGGTTGGAGGTATAATTGGTCTGATTAATGTTTTGGTTTTTCATTTGTTTCAACAGGTAACAACAGATTATATTGCTATTGCTATGGTTTTATTGGCGAATACTATGGTGACGGGAGCTTTTCATCTAGATGGGCTTGCTGACACCTGTGATGGTATTTATTCCAGTCGTACGAAGGATAGAATGCTAGAAATTATGAAAGATAGTCGAGTGGGTACCAATGGTGTACTGGCAATTATCTTTGACTTAGGGCTAAGATTTATATGTTTATATGCTTTACTGGAAGTTGATATCCTATGGGCCTTATTATTAGCACCTATTGGAGCTAAGACTTGCGTAGCTCTACTACTGGGTATATCTAAGTATGCCAGAAAAGAAGGTTTAGCGTCCATGTATCTTAATCATATGACGAGATGGCCTGTTATCATTGCATTAATTCTAGGTGGAAGCATCTTTTTTATTTCATTAAAATGGAATGGCTTGGTCATCTTATGCATCATGTTAGTCTTGTCATACCTCTATAGAAACTATATCTATAAAAAGATTGATGGTATGACTGGAGATACCTTAGGAGCAGCAAATGAATTGCTAGAAATCCTTTGTTTCATTCTCATGATTGTAATTATAGCAAGGTAACCTTAAGTCAATATATCTGGTAGGTGAATTATGCTAAATATCTATTTTGTTAGACATGGTGAAAGTGAGCTCAATGAATCTGGTGTTTATTATGGTCACACAGATTGTAACTTGACTTTAAAAGGTATCCAACAAGCCGATGAAGTCAAAGGAAAACTAAATGATAAAGTCTTTTCAAAGACTTTCAGTAGTCCTTTGAAGAGAGCTTATGACACAGCTACAATAATCCTCGGTCATCAGAAAAAGAGTATAATAGATTCTAGGATTATGGAAATGAATTTTGGTCAGTGGGAAAACTTGAATTATAAAGCCATTGAAAAGGACTATCCTGAGCATTGGGTTCAATTTTGTAATGACTATGAAGCTACAGCCCCCCCTGGAGGAGAATGTCTCCTAAACGTTTATGATCGCATTAAGGATTTCATAGATGATTTAATGTCAGCAGAGGAAAAAGGTAATATTTTGATTGTATCACATCAAGGGTGTTTACGTCTCATGTTATCCTATTTGTTAGGAATGGAAGCTAAAGGGTTTTGGCATTTTGGTTTCAGGCAAGGGTGTTATAGCGAATTGCAAATAGATGAGGTTGGTCACTGTACTGTTATGAGTATTAATAAATAAGAAGCTGTATAATTAGTAAGTTGAATATACTTATTCATAAAATCTGATTAAGCACAGCTAATTACTATATAGAAGGAAGAAAAATATGTATGACCATGGTGCAAATATATATGCTTATAAAAAAAAGCTTTTAGATTATAGCTCAAATATTAATCCATTAGGTATTCCAGATTCATTTAAAGAAGCTCTTATACAGGGGATATATGAATTTGAAAGATATCCAGATTATCGTTATCATGAATTAAAGAAGGCTTTAAGTTCTTATTTAGAAGTTGATTCAAAGGATATACTAGTGGACAACGGTTCTGTTGAACTTATCCATAAGGTGATACAGTGTGGTTTTCATAAAGTGGTTACATTAGCACCCACTTTTTCGGAATATGAAAAAGCTGCTGTTAAGGCAGGGGTTCCCTTTGAGGTAATACCTTTAACCAAAGGAATAGAAGGAAATCATAGCTATTATGATCTTGATGACGAGAAACTTATAGAACGAGTAGAAAAAGAGACGTTGGTTATCATTTGTAATCCCAATAACCCAACGGGTAATTTACTATCTAAGGATAGGTTAGAGAATTTAATAGCTCATATTACAAAAAAAGGCGGATATTTGCTGGTTGATGAGGCTTTTATCGAATTATCACTAAACCCTCA
Coding sequences within it:
- the cobS gene encoding adenosylcobinamide-GDP ribazoletransferase, with protein sequence MKHFILTLQFLTRIPIPITIEVKEDSFARGVAYYPLVGGIIGLINVLVFHLFQQVTTDYIAIAMVLLANTMVTGAFHLDGLADTCDGIYSSRTKDRMLEIMKDSRVGTNGVLAIIFDLGLRFICLYALLEVDILWALLLAPIGAKTCVALLLGISKYARKEGLASMYLNHMTRWPVIIALILGGSIFFISLKWNGLVILCIMLVLSYLYRNYIYKKIDGMTGDTLGAANELLEILCFILMIVIIAR
- the cobC gene encoding alpha-ribazole phosphatase, whose product is MLNIYFVRHGESELNESGVYYGHTDCNLTLKGIQQADEVKGKLNDKVFSKTFSSPLKRAYDTATIILGHQKKSIIDSRIMEMNFGQWENLNYKAIEKDYPEHWVQFCNDYEATAPPGGECLLNVYDRIKDFIDDLMSAEEKGNILIVSHQGCLRLMLSYLLGMEAKGFWHFGFRQGCYSELQIDEVGHCTVMSINK
- a CDS encoding pyridoxal phosphate-dependent aminotransferase encodes the protein MYDHGANIYAYKKKLLDYSSNINPLGIPDSFKEALIQGIYEFERYPDYRYHELKKALSSYLEVDSKDILVDNGSVELIHKVIQCGFHKVVTLAPTFSEYEKAAVKAGVPFEVIPLTKGIEGNHSYYDLDDEKLIERVEKETLVIICNPNNPTGNLLSKDRLENLIAHITKKGGYLLVDEAFIELSLNPQATLMKNYKQYKRLIISRAATKYFGLPGIRLGYMITSNERLLNKLAAGIGPWQVNTAAELAKVIFKDRDYMIRTNETISKEIPYCYRVLQKINGIKVYKSSTIFHLVELENDFDAYRLKENLIEAGYLIRTPDGFRDLSQQYFRIAVKGSTHNIQFLKVLEREVSK